The region AAGTGGACAAATTATTGATAGGAGTGAATGATTCATATTCTTGATATGCATCAATTCCATCTTGAACATCTTCAGAATCTGTTTCCGTTTGCagtggcatttcatataagtcACGAGGTTGAGTCTTCTGCACAACATGCCATCCTTTATTAATATTGTCGGTAGCATAAAACACTTGTGATGCTTGATTAGCTAATATAAATGGCTCATTTGTTTTCAACAATCTTTGGGAATTAACGCTAACAATCCCATATTCATCTGTTTTGATTCCTTTTTCTCTATCGTATACATCATACCAATTACATCGAAATAATACTACTCGATGACCTCCAACATACTGTAATTCAATAACCTCTGTCAAGATCCCATAGTAATCTCGTTTTTTAGTTTCGGCACCAGTATCACCAACTACAACTACCCCACAATTTTGTGTCTTTAAGCCTTTGTCACGATCTTCTATCCGAAACCTATATCCATTTATTAGATAACCAGTATAGCATGTAACATATTCAGTAGGACCACGTGACAAAGAAAGCATGTGTTCCATGATAGAGCTTTTGTCTTGCTTATATAGATGCGCTACTTGTAAGGCGAATGATTAATTAAACACTTTGCGttctatatatattgcaaatattgaccaataaaaatattaattaaaagtgaGCTTACCTTGATCTTAAACCACTCAATAAAGTTCTTATCACACAATTCTAATCCTCTACTAATATGAGTTTGTGAGTACTCTCTGCATAAGAGTATAAATGAACTTATTATATACATAAGAAattgaaaaagaagaaaatgggtAATGTTCATAAACAATAAAATCATACTCGAGAAATGGTTGAACTTCATGacaattctttcaaatataaagTTGTGCTTGTTCAAGCTTGTTTGCATCTAGATCATATATTGTTCCAGCTCCTAGAGCTTTTCCAAGTTgagaaaaaatagataaacCTTCAACAGATGTGTTATCTCTACCATCATAATTTCGCTCATGACGATTAAATTTTGTCTCAATGCCATGAAGATATCTTGAGCAAAAAGTCATACATTCATTTGCAATGTGGCCTTCTGCGATTGAACCTTCTGGACAAGCTCTATTGCATATAAATCCTTTTAGAGTGTACAAGTACCGCTCTATAGAGTACATTGACCTATATTGGCTTGGTCCTCCAATCTTAGCTTCATTTGCTAGATGAATTGGCAAATGCaacataatatcaaaaaatgaaGGAGGAAAAATTCTCTCTAATTTGCAAAGAGTTATTGGAATTTGAGCCTCTATCTGATCCAAATCATCTGCCTTGAGTGTCTTAGAGCCTACCACAGTGAAAAATAAACATAACTCAATAAGTGGTTCGTAAACTTCTTTAGGAAGTAGACCACGTAGAGCCAGAGGAAGTAGGCGCTGCAGCATAATATGACAATCATGACTTTTCAAACCAGAAATTTTATGTTCCTTAAGATTTATACAATGAGATATATTTGAGGAAAAGCCATCTGGAACTCTTAATTGCTTAAGAAAAAGACAAAATGTGTGCTTCTCATTTGGCGATAACATGTAAGAGGCAACAGGAAGAACAAACTTATCCCCTTTCCGAAGTGGATGTAATTCTGGTCTTATATTCATTGCTTGCAAATCGAGACGAGATTTCATTGTGTCCTTTGTTTTTCCCTTGATATTCATAAGTGTCCCATGTATgttatcaaatatatttttctcaataTGCATTAAATCCAAATTATGACGCAATAAAAGGGT is a window of Ananas comosus cultivar F153 unplaced genomic scaffold, ASM154086v1, whole genome shotgun sequence DNA encoding:
- the LOC109704874 gene encoding uncharacterized protein LOC109704874, which encodes MRHPADSMAWKSFDELHESFALEPRNVRLGLASDGFQPFGDSRKSYSIWPVVLIPYNLPPWMCMKQSNFILSMLISGPESPGDAIDIYLQPLIKELKELWEVGVETFDASTRQNFQLHAALLWTINDFPAYGNLSGWSTKGKLACPCCNKNTFSIRLTNGSKQCYMGHRRYLPSKHKWRNDKYSFDGTKERGYAPKLFSGDEILEQVQDLEGVILTKAANKRVKISHSNRGDNWNKKSIFFELSYWKTLLLRHNLDLMHIEKNIFDNIHGTLMNIKGKTKDTMKSRLDLQAMNIRPELHPLRKGDKFVLPVASYMLSPNEKHTFCLFLKQLRVPDGFSSNISHCINLKEHKISGLKSHDCHIMLQRLLPLALRGLLPKEVYEPLIELCLFFTVVGSKTLKADDLDQIEAQIPITLCKLERIFPPSFFDIMLHLPIHLANEAKIGGPSQYRSMYSIERYLYTLKGFICNRACPEGSIAEGHIANECMTFCSRYLHGIETKFNRHERNYDGRDNTSVEGLSIFSQLGKALGAGTIYDLDANKLEQAQLYI